One genomic region from Candida albicans SC5314 chromosome 6, complete sequence encodes:
- the ARG3 gene encoding ornithine carbamoyltransferase (Putative ornithine carbamoyltransferase; Gcn4-regulated; Hap43-induced; repressed in alkalinizing medium; rat catheter and Spider biofilm induced): MMSSVRTITTTRLLSTTPIKATASSQTPRHLINIAQLTNDEFSSLINKAYQFKQLVKSDKPSIENHQKLLGKLVALLFTKRSTRTRISTEGAASFFGAQPMFLGKDDIQLGVNESMYDTTKVISSMTSCIFARVNKHQDILDLCQHSSVPIVNSLCDKYHPLQAIADLLTIKEQFGDNLKGLKLTWIGDANNVINDLSIACLKLGINVSISIPKDITFDQDVVEIAEKLAKEQNLTFEIVNDPIIALNNANIVVTDTWISMGEEEQKLAKLKQFQGYQITQEMCKLGKVNSNWKFMHCLPRHQEEVADDVFYSDNSVVFEEAENRLYAAMAVIDGFVINKGDLLK, from the coding sequence ATGATGTCTTCCGTTAGAACTATTACTACAACTAGATTATTATCCACTACTCCAATCAAAGCAACTGCGTCTTCACAAACACCACGTCATTTGATCAATATAGCTCAATTAACCAATGAtgaattttcttcattgataaataaagcttatcaatttaaacaattggTCAAATCAGATAAaccatcaattgaaaatcatcaaaaattgttaGGTAAATTAGTGGCTTTATTATTCACAAAAAGATCTACTAGAACTAGAATAAGTACTGAAGGAGCGGCATCATTTTTTGGAGCTCAACCAATGTTTTTAGGTAAAGATGATATTCAATTAGGTGTTAATGAATCAATGTATGATACGACAAAAGTGATTAGTTCAATGACGTCGTGTATTTTTGCTCGTGTTAACAAACATCAAGATATTTTAGATTTATGTCAACATAGTTCTGTTCCTATTGTCAATTCATTATGTGATAAATATCATCCATTACAAGCCATTGCTGACTTATTAACCATAAAGGAACAATTTGGTGATAATTTAAAGGGGTTAAAATTAACATGGATTGGTGATGCTAATAAtgttattaatgatttatcgATTGcttgtttgaaattagGTATAAATGTATCTATTTCAATACCTAAAGATATTACATTTGATCAAGATGTAGTTGAAATAGCTGAAAAATTAGCTAAGGAACAAAATTTgacatttgaaattgttaatgATCCAATAATTGCTTTAAATAATGCTAATATTGTTGTCACTGATACTTGGATTTCTATGggtgaagaagaacaaaaattggctaaattgaaacaatttcaaGGTTATCAAATTACTCAAGAAATGTGTAAATTGGGTAAagtcaattcaaattggaaatttatGCATTGTTTACCAAgacaccaagaagaagttgCTGATGATGTGTTTTATAGTGATAATTCAGTGGTTTTTGAAGAAGCTGAAAATAGATTATATGCTGCTATGGCTGTGATTGATGGATTTGTCATCAATAAAGGTGACCTCTTGAAATAA
- a CDS encoding methylglyoxal reductase (NADPH-dependent) (Predicted 3-methylbutanol:NAD(P) oxidoreductase and methylglyoxal reductase (NADPH-dependent); role in ergosterol metabolic process; early stage flow model biofilm induced; Spider biofilm induced): MSTPITVIVSGATGFIAQHVVKQLLAKNYQVIGTVRSTAKGDHLLKLFNNPQNLSYEIVEDVGTKGAFDKVLQKHGEAKVFLHLASPFHFNVTDVEKELLLPAVDGTKNVLQAIYNFGNNIEKVVITSSYAAISTASKEADKNAIITEKDWNEISWQDALLNPVNGYRGSKKFAEKAAWDFIKSNDNVKFSLSTINPSFVFGPQSFGSEIKQSLNTSSEIINSILKLKPNDSIPASKGGWVDVRDVAKAHIIAFENEDAKNQRILLNSGRFTSQSLVDIINDKFPDLKGKIPVDEPGSDKSVIAESLATIDDTKSRELLGFEYYNLEQSVYDTVEQIVNAHKL; this comes from the coding sequence ATGTCAACACCAATTACTGTTATTGTTTCTGGAGCCACAGGATTTATTGCTCAACACGTTgttaaacaattattaGCTAAAAACTATCAAGTCATTGGTACAGTTAGATCAACAGCCAAAGGTGatcatttattaaaattattcaacaatCCACAAAACTTATCttatgaaattgttgaagatgTTGGAACTAAAGGTGCCTTTGATAAAGTATTACAAAAACATGGAGAAGCAAAAGTGTTCTTACATTTAGCTTCACCATTCCATTTTAATGTGActgatgttgaaaaagaattgttaTTGCCTGCTGTTGATGGTACAAAAAATGTATTACAAgcaatttataattttggtaacaatattgaaaaagtgGTTATCACTTCATCTTATGCTGCCATTAGTACCGCTTCTAAAGAAGCTGATAAAAATGCAATTATTACAGAAAAGGATTGGAATGAAATCAGTTGGCAAGATGCTTTACTTAATCCAGTTAATGGATATCGTGGATCCAAAAAATTTGCTGAAAAAGCTGCTTGGGATTTTATAAAATCTAATGATAATGttaaattttcattgtCGACAATTAATCCATCATTTGTATTTGGTCCACAATCATTTGGTTcagaaattaaacaaagtTTAAACACTTCTAgtgaaatcattaattctattttgaaattgaaaccaaatgattcaattcCTGCGTCAAAAGGAGGTTGGGTTGATGTAAGAGATGTTGCCAAAGCTCATATCATTGCCTTTGAAAATGAGGATGccaaaaatcaaagaatattgttgaattcaGGTAGATTTACATCTCAATCACttgttgatattattaatgataaatttccAGATTTGAAAGGGAAAATACCAGTTGATGAACCAGGTTCAGATAAATCTGTTATTGCTGAAAGTTTGGCTACTATTGATGATACCAAATCTCGTGAATTATTAGGATTTGAATATTATAACCTTGAACAATCAGTTTATGATACTGTTGAACAAATTGTTAATGCTCATAAGTTGTAA